One genomic region from Leishmania braziliensis MHOM/BR/75/M2904 complete genome, chromosome 35 encodes:
- a CDS encoding U5 snRNA-associated splicing factor, with amino-acid sequence MSAAAPPGFAEDVSGPPGFEDEDDFADVNPALLAEMEKEEQKESRKRQILTWQRMNTERYGFRSAYRAAVGEKDLMPPEFIRKVVKDNGDLGGKRFKSERKLCVGMLPYMPLALFKLLENMPMPWEEARYVTVVYHVGGVLTIVDDTPTVAEPLYLSRWGSMWTKMRANKVELLQEGGGFRRAVHKGDENEPPLDFADYLMDRVPPPPVLDDLDEEDNAGIAGWFYDPFPRLVAPNQIRGPRRPNGYYFTIDVIEALYRNASPILPTLDDRSYFYLWDLKSFYSAKAMHLSIPRGPKFEAPPAIRMKQDEDDDWTEFNDLRRIIHRDNPRKPRFTMLTERQIAFPFLYGSVVDGVELGPYHYPATVRVENDDPELPCFTFHPSLNAIKAVERNYTDVPRAQAVLCSSTWDRAGVQHAEGAVDVPLELPDDFEPFLAALPLEQPNTKTGLSLLFAPAPYNSFEGGMKRRIDVPLCDKWYQDPPDLLTTDDRDKILRSYTQLLKHHVKRSLQHTVRQRGSAAAASAAAADMSAIQEKHRLQKMAEMRYFSKTRMEWLEAALQVMRQGHNMLVQLINMKCLPYVHIDYNFEAKPTRTLTTKEIKKSRLGPAFHMIRELLGFMKRLIDMHVMYRLGSTDALQLADATQYLFSHVGVLTGVYRYKLRALRQIKRSRDLKHMLYSKFNVGGVPSGPGNGFWGPAWRVWVFFMRGMTPLLQRYLSNLTDRVLHGRVQKGKTTGKKITRQRVEPDKDVNIKEAFRRELREMLPDSVKGSVIVTMDQHMNEAFRHWRAGIPWSVPGLARPLADLVGKYVKLRSEEYIRTTQLQRRRIAEGDTVDKQAFMKNLGRLTRLKLMDEQRRQRRYMTGEDAATILSPDEATEIYRMMANWLNDRGFKKIPFPDPSKTAELSLLQLSLNRLRDQHNIANRLTANQREEQARIEESFNAPHEALSRIVDALAHQRRFKNVEVEYMDNFSHLYPLYTVVPQEKMIDSFLDQYLWYKTMNVQRLFPNWVKPSDVEPLPQLLYKWCEGINNIPDLWDVSHDESVVLLHSNLEDAFYDNVDWTFFRPMLELIMDKSLVDYIVSRHDVVVEFKDMSYHHYKGLIRGFMFSPFLAQYWGLVMDVLLLGTQRSKEIAGTAVKPNPFMSFFRDPYLATSHPIRAYCRYKNEVYIVIRYTKTEADEVRRRYLEETKSDPEMHAINASVYGFKNAKEWPRDARMRLFLSDVNLARAVLWEFRGRLPPSMATINDANSFVSVYSKDNPNLLFEMAGFSVRLLPVVRTEAEILENESMWSLRNNTTKDISCRAFLQVTKEHINMIRNKARRTVMMVGSSTFHSIAAKWNALITEIVPYYREAILGTEELQAILARAEHRMQARVMMALNSRAKSRFPPAMFYAPSDLGGLGMLSVGHSLIPAKDTIYSRTTSTGVQFFYAGLTNEEGIPIPNVLQYYTPWEAEIKESEKAWLEFRTREREAKARGGRVSLDDIEDIIDKGIPRIRVRFSRHAPLFHFDTGFRVRMEFQRYLAGKYLKNWWFHMEHDGNICGGVMERYRADMNNALGGVEAILEHSLFKGTGFPSWEGIEFDRSGGFENTKKDTKLAKQQRAGLSKVPNQRFALWWSPTINRSDIQAGFESKVETTGVFMCGKLETIKKSLIKIFSGSLWEKSHGAVVNDVASKLKDSLIDLGAASITLQQQHPQKSYTFTSSAADVILVSAARWSVPSKPTSLADEVGDVYQQNTTSKFWIDVQLRWGNYDSHNIAEYARKKFYEYSTARMYPFPAGIVVAIDLAYNCHSAFGYWIPGMKLFMSKLMPVIMKNNITLNTLRDRMKRDLGLFSSAPTEASLSDTNIAELFSSGMRTWIVDDSATYVTSEQPTPDGGKKFKSENGAVLVFEPVSGSLKMSVVHRSVFAGQKRRSKLAREKAAEEIASWLRSCPPSERPGKIIVTRSRFRQTLHNMLVLDYPNIIIGQSDLNLPLPMVLRHSRLVELRIAAMESKGWEFCIYDDWQQSLQFQPITCFNLLNLVLRGYHINLQRTRQILVPDLHVEVSAAHFWPTYATRQEWEQVSIRLQEMIIADAARRMNVSPKDFTEKEKEGILLGKRMTNLEIQQEEIKEIEAMRRTKLVEAQTVSVVTSSGDVVKRKVKAAFDFGATAFNNNWRPRSLADAAFLDENTTITFDAAGATGASDQLIFSEDAVQKLLACCDVKVQCCAYMFGHALPDSPNIKEVLCVMIPPQFGTAVEARTPPRIPYDAAPLREANLSFLGLMRIGESEAQLTSHDLALQARALIANEGMVPQGFLTAVLEMSEEGVIVRCYSTTADGIAWAQVEYERLLKKTPEATDPVFSSPCRGTLSSEVRSFFLVPVERVWNYYFKGALWRENTEYDVVVDLPLHFFDALHRPDHFLNFTRMGDDAEVMDEADPNDVFGS; translated from the coding sequence TTTCGCTCCGCGTACCGGGCGGCAGTGGGGGAGAAAGACTTGATGCCTCCAGAGTTCATCCGCAAGGTGGTAAAGGACAACGGTGACCTCGGCGGAAAGCGCTTCAAGTCAGAGCGCAAGCTATGCGTGGGCATGCTGCCCTACATGCCACTGGCTTTGTTCAAACTCCTGGAAAACATGCCAATGCCTTGGGAAGAGGCGCGCTACGTGACCGTAGTATACCACGTCGGCGGCGTTCTCACGATTGTGGATGACACCCCCACGGTGGCGGAGCCGCTCTATCTGTCGCGGTGGGGCTCTATGTGGACAAAGATGCGCGCCAACAAGGTAGAGCTCCTACAAGAGGGTGGTGGCTTCAGGCGCGCGGTGCACAAAGGAGACGAAAACGAGCCGCCACTGGACTTCGCCGACTACCTAATGGACCgcgtgccgccaccgccggtgcTCGATGATCTCGATGAGGAGGACAACGCTGGCATTGCGGGCTGGTTTTACGACCCTTTCCCACGCCTGGTGGCTCCCAACCAGATCCGTGGCCCTCGGCGGCCGAATGGGTACTACTTCACCATTGATGTGATAGAGGCGCTGTACCGTAACGCGTCGCCCATTCTGCCGACGCTCGATGACCGCAGCTACTTTTACCTCTGGGATCTCAAGTCCTTCTACTCTGCCAAAGCGATGCACTTGTCCATCCCCCGCGGCCCAAAGTTCGAGGCCCCACCTGCCATTCGTATGAAgcaggacgaggacgacgactgGACGGAGTTCAACGACCTGCGCCGCATCATCCACCGCGACAACCCACGCAAGCCGCGCTTTACGATGCTGACGGAGCGGCAGATTGCCTTTCCGTTCCTGTATGGCTCGGTGGTAGACGGAGTCGAGCTGGGACCGTATCACTACCCGGCAACGGTGCGCGTCGAAAACGATGACCCCGAGCTGCCGTGCTTCACGTTCCACCCCTCGCTGAATGCAATCAAAGCGGTGGAGAGGAATTACACCGATGTGCCGCGCGCGCAGGCTGTGTTGTGCTCCTCTACCTGGGATCGCGCGGGCGTCCAGCATGCTGAAGGTGCCGTGGACGTACCGTTGGAGCTGCCGGACGACTTTGAGCCGTTTCTGGCTGCGCTCCCGCTGGAGCAGCCCAACACGAAGACAGGCCTGTCGCTGCTCTTCGCTCCGGCGCCTTACAATTCCTTTGAGGGAGGCATGAAGCGGCGCATCGATGTGCCGCTGTGCGATAAGTGGTACCAGGATCCACCAGACCTGCTCACGACGGACGACCGCGACAAAATTCTGCGCAGTTACACCCAGCTGCTCAAGCACCATGTGAAGCGGTCTCTGCAGCACACCGTGCGCCAACGgggcagtgccgccgccgcatcagcggcagcggcggacaTGAGCGCCATACAGGAGAAGCATCGTCTGCAGAAGATGGCAGAGATGCGGTACTTTTCCAAGACACGCATGGAGTGGCTagaagcggcgctgcaggtgatGCGGCAGGGTCACAACATGCTTGTTCAGCTCATCAACATGAAGTGCCTGCCATATGTGCACATTGACTACAACTTCGAAGCGAAGCCGACCCGCACGCTGACGACGAAGGAGATCAAGAAGAGCCGCCTTGGCCCCGCGTTTCACATGATCCGCGAGTTACTGGGCTTCATGAAGCGGCTCATTGACATGCATGTGATGTATCGGCTAGGGTCGACGGATGCGCTGCAGTTGGCGGACGCTACCCAGTACCTCTTCTCCCACGTTGGCGTGCTGACTGGCGTGTACCGCTACAAGCTGCGGGCGTTACGGCAGATCAAGCGGAGTCGTGACCTCAAGCACATGCTGTATAGCAAATTCAACGTTGGCGGCGTGCCCAGTGGGCCTGGCAACGGTTTCTGGGGTCCCGCGTGGCGCGTGTGGGTATTCTTTATGCGTGGCATGACGCCGCTACTGCAGCGCTACCTGAGCAACCTGACCGATCGCGTGCTGCACGGCCGTGTGCAGAAGGGGAAGACTACCGGCAAGAAAATCACGCGTCAGCGGGTCGAGCCAGACAAGGACGTGAACATCAAGGAAGCGTTCCGCcgtgagctgcgcgagaTGCTGCCGGACAGCGTCAAGGGTTCGGTCATTGTGACGATGGACCAGCACATGAACGAGGCTTTCCGGCACTGGCGCGCCGGCATACCGTGGAGCGTGCCTGGGCTTGCGAGGCCACTGGCGGACCTCGTTGGCAAGTACGTGAAGCTGCGCTCGGAGGAGTACATCCGCAcgacgcagctgcaacgACGTCGCATTGCGGAGGGGGATACGGTAGACAAGCAGGCCTTCATGAAAAACCTAGGGCGCTTGACGCGGCTGAAGCTCATggatgagcagcgccgccagcgtcgGTACATGACTGGCGAGGACGCCGCCACGATTCTGTCGCCCGATGAGGCGACAGAGATTTACCGCATGATGGCGAACTGGCTAAATGACCGCGGCTTCAAGAAGATCCCCTTCCCAGACCCGTCCAAGACAGCAGAGCTGTCGTTACTGCAGCTTTCCCTCAATAGACTGCGTGACCAGCACAACATCGCGAACCGGCTTACGGCGAACCAGCGTGAGGAGCAGGCTCGCATCGAGGAGTCCTTCAACGCGCCCCACGAGGCCCTATCCAGGATTGTAGACGCCCTGGCTCACCAACGCCGCTTCAAGAACGTCGAGGTAGAGTACATGGACAACTTTTCACACCTATACCCGCTCTACACTGTCGTGCCACAGGAGAAGATGATCGACTCCTTCCTCGATCAGTACCTCTGGTACAAGACCATGAatgtgcagcgcctcttcccAAACTGGGTGAAGCCGTCCGATgtggagccgctgccgcagctgctgtacAAGTGGTGTGAGGGCATTAATAACATCCCTGACCTCTGGGACGTGTCGCACGACGAGTCTGTGGTGCTGTTGCACAGCAACTTGGAGGATGCCTTCTATGATAACGTGGACTGGACCTTCTTCCGTCCGATGCTGGAGCTGATCATGGACAAGTCTCTTGTCGACTACATTGTGAGTCGGCACGATGTAGTGGTGGAATTCAAGGACATGAGTTACCATCACTACAAGGGACTGATCCGCGGCTTCATGTTTTCGCCATTCCTGGCGCAGTACTGGGGGCTCGTGAtggatgtgctgctgctcggcacACAACGAAGCAAGGAGATAGCCGGCACGGCGGTGAAGCCAAACCCATTCATGTCTTTCTTCCGCGATCCCTACCTCGCCACGTCGCACCCGATTCGCGCGTACTGCAGGTACAAGAACGAGGTCTACATTGTGATACGCTACACCAAGACGGAGGCGGATGAGGTGCGTCGTCGCTACCTGGAGGAGACTAAGTCGGATCCGGAGATGCATGCCATCAACGCATCAGTCTACGGATTCAAGAACGCGAAGGAGTGGCCACGCGACGCACGGATGCGTCTTTTCCTGTCCGACGTAAACCTGGCACGCGCGGTGCTGTGGGAGTTTCGCGGCCGCCTGCCACCGTCGATGGCGACCATCAATGACGCAAACAGCTTCGTCAGCGTCTACTCTAAGGACAACCCCAACCTGCTCTTTGAAATGGCAGGCTTCTCTGTGCGACTGCTGCCGGTGGTGCGGACCGAGGCGGAAATCCTCGAGAACGAGTCTATGTGGAGTCTGCGCAATAACACCACCAAGGACATATCCTGCCGAGCCTTCCTGCAGGTGACGAAGGAGCACATCAACATGATCCGCAACAAGGCGCGCCGCACTGTAATGATGGTCGGCAGTTCCACCTTTCACAGCATTGCGGCAAAGTGGAACGCGCTGATTACGGAGATTGTGCCGTACTATCGCGAGGCGATTCTCGGGACGGAGGAGTTGCAGGCAATCCTGGCGCGCGCGGAGCACCGCATGCAGGCACGCGTGATGATGGCGCTGAATTCGCGCGCCAAGTCTCGATTTCCACCGGCAATGTTCTACGCCCCCTCTGACCTCGGCGGCCTCGGCATGCTCTCCGTTGGACACTCCCTCATTCCTGCGAAGGACACCATATATTCAAGGACAACCAGCACCGGCGTCCAGTTCTTCTATGCCGGTCTTACCAATGAGGAGGGTATCCCTATCCCCAACGTGCTGCAGTACTACACGCCATGGGAAGCAGAGATtaaggagagcgagaaggcaTGGCTGGAATTCCGCACCCGCGAGCGGGAGGCCAAGGCGCGTGGTGGTCGCGTGTCGTTGGACGACATCGAGGACATCATCGACAAGGGCATCCCGCGCATCCGCGTGCGCTTCTCACGACACGCACCGCTCTTCCACTTTGACACCGGCTTCCGGGTCCGCATGGAGTTCCAGCGATACCTGGCTGGCAAGTACCTGAAGAACTGGTGGTTTCACATGGAGCACGACGGCAACATCTGCGGCGGTGTGATGGAGCGCTACCGCGCTGACATGAACAACGCCCTCGGTGGGGTTGAAGCGATTTTGGAGCACAGTCTTTTCAAGGGGACGGGCTTCCCATCATGGGAGGGCATTGAGTTTGACCGATCTGGCGGCTTCGAAAACACAAAGAAGGATACAAAActggcgaagcagcagcgtgctGGTTTGAGCAAGGTGCCGAACCAGCGGTTTGCACTGTGGTGGAGTCCTACGATCAACCGCTCCGACATCCAGGCCGGCTTCGAGTCGAAGGTGGAGACGACAGGTGTCTTCATGTGTGGTAAGCTGGAGACTATCAAAAAGTCCCTCATCAAGATCTTCAGCGGCTCTCTCTGGGAGAAGTCGCACGGCGCCGTCGTGAACGATGTAGCAAGCAAGCTAAAGGACAGCCTCATCGACCTCGGCGCGGCCTCCATAACGttgcaacagcagcacccacaAAAATCCTACACCTTTACGAGCTCCGCTGCCGATGTCATCTTGGTGAGCGCGGCACGCTGGTCGGTGCCGTCGAAGCCGACCAGTCTCGCCGACGAGGTCGGCGATGTGTACCAACAGAACACAACCTCGAAGTTCTGGATCGATGTGCAGCTGCGATGGGGAAACTACGATAGCCACAACATCGCCGAGTACGCGAGGAAGAAGTTCTACGAGTACTCAACGGCGCGCATGTATCCGTTTCCTGCTGGCATCGTCGTTGCGATCGACCTGGCGTACAACTGCCACAGCGCGTTTGGCTACTGGATCCCTGGCATGAAGTTGTTCATGAGTAAGCTGATGCCCGTGATTATGAAGAACAACATAACCCTCAACACGCTGCGCGACCGCATGAAGCGTGACCTAGGACTGTTCAGCTCTGCCCCGACCGAGGCGAGCCTGTCCGACACAAACATTGCTGAGCTGTTCTCCAGTGGGATGCGCACGTGGATCGTGGACGACAGCGCCACGTACGTGACGAGCGAGCAGCCGACCCCGGACGGCGGCAAGAAGTTCAAGTCCGAGAATGGTGCTGTTCTGGTCTTTGAGCCCGTCTCTGGTTCTTTGAAGATGAGTGTAGTGCACCGGAGCGTCTTTGCCGGGCAGAAGCGTCGCTCAAAGCTGGCGCGCGAGAAGGCAGCGGAAGAGATCGCGTCGTGGCTGCGTAGCTGCCCGCCTAGCGAGCGTCCGGGCAAGATCATCGTCACCCGCTCACGTTTCCGCCAGACGCTGCATAACATGTTGGTACTAGACTACCCGAACATAATCATTGGCCAAAGTGACTTGAACCTTCCGCTGCCGATGGTGCTGCGTCACAGCCGCCTCGTTGAGCTGCGCATTGCGGCGATGGAAAGCAAGGGATGGGAGTTCTGCATCTACGACGACTGGCAGCAGAGTCTGCAGTTCCAGCCGATCACGTGCTTCAACCTACTGAATCTGGTCTTGCGTGGATACCACATCAacctgcagcgcacccgGCAGATTCTCGTGCCTGATCTGCACGTCGAGGTAAGCGCGGCTCACTTCTGGCCCACGTACGCGACCCGCCAGGAATGGGAGCAGGTGTCCATTCGGCTACAGGAGATGATCATCGCTGACGCCGCGCGCCGCATGAACGTAAGCCCGAAGGATTTtacagaaaaggagaaggaggggatTCTGCTGGGCAAGCGAATGACCAACTTGGAGATTCAGCAGGAGGAGATAAAGGAAATTGAGGCCATGCGGCGCACAAAGCTTGTAGAGGCACAGACGGTCAGCGTTGTcacgagcagcggcgacgtcgtGAAGCGCAAGGTGAAGGCCGCCTTTGATTTCGGAGCGACGGCGTTTAACAACAACTGGCGCCCCCGCTCCTTGGCCGATGCCGCCTTTCTTGACGAGAACACCACCATCACCTtcgacgccgccggcgccactGGGGCAAGCGACCAGCTCATCTTCTCCGAGGATGCGGTTCAGAAGTTGCTGGCGTGCTGCGACGTCAAGGTGCAGTGCTGTGCGTACATGTTTGGCCATGCTCTGCCAGACTCGCCAAACATCAAGGAGGTGCTATGTGTCATGATCCCGCCACAGTTTGGGACGGCTGTCGAGGCCCGCACACCGCCCCGCATTCCATATGACGCGGCGCCACTGCGGGAGGCGAACCTGTCTTTTTTGGGACTCATGAGGATTGGCGAGAgtgaggcgcagctgacCTCGCACGACCTCGCGCTCCAGGCGCGTGCGCTGATCGCGAACGAGGGGATGGTGCCGCAAGGGTTTCTGACTGCCGTTCTGGAGATgtcggaggagggggtaATAGTGCGGTGCtacagcaccaccgcagaCGGCATTGCATGGGCGCAGGTCGAGTACGAGCGACTGCTCAAGAAGACTCCGGAGGCAACCGACCCGGTGTTCTCCTCTCCGTGCCGTGGCACCCTTTCCTCAGAGGTGCGAAGCTTTTTCCTGGTGCCGGTAGAGCGGGTCTGGAACTACTACTTCAAGGGGGCACTGTGGCGCGAGAACACCGAGTacgacgtcgtcgtcgacTTGCCGTTGCACTTCTTCGACGCACTCCACCGCCCGGACCACTTCCTTAACTTTACTCGCATGGGTGACGACGCCGAGGTGATGGATGAGGCAGACCCAAACGACGTGTTCGGCAGCTAG